One part of the Rickettsia akari str. Hartford genome encodes these proteins:
- a CDS encoding DUF1674 domain-containing protein translates to MTNEKYNNISEEDNLQLNSESFRQDEFKSKSTERTYVREYRLNSKNSPVSSFVNDAVPKAKEIGGVKGLEPTRYDDWQHKGKVTDF, encoded by the coding sequence ATGACGAATGAAAAATATAATAATATATCAGAAGAAGACAATTTACAGCTAAATTCAGAAAGCTTCAGACAGGATGAATTTAAGAGTAAATCTACGGAGCGTACTTATGTCCGTGAGTACAGACTTAACTCCAAAAATTCGCCTGTATCAAGCTTTGTGAATGACGCTGTACCAAAAGCAAAAGAAATCGGCGGTGTGAAAGGTCTAGAACCGACAAGATACGACGATTGGCAACATAAAGGTAAAGTCACTGATTTCTAA
- a CDS encoding RlmE family RNA methyltransferase, which translates to MTNNLSGYRNKFVRVKTSKKRTVSSGNWLRRQLNDPYVAKARIEGFRSRAAYKLLEIHEKFKLFTPNMKIVDLGAAPGGWSQVASKLIKASDNSLNNKIISIDLLEIEPIIGVEFLQKDFFEENTEELIIQVLDGKADIVMSDMASNTTGHKATDHIRTLLLCEQAFEFALKVLKPSGHFIAKIFRGGAENELLNKVKCEFKTVKHFKPSSSRSESTEIYLVAINKK; encoded by the coding sequence ATGACAAATAATTTAAGCGGCTATAGAAATAAATTCGTTAGAGTTAAGACTTCTAAAAAACGTACTGTTTCTTCTGGTAATTGGCTTAGACGCCAATTAAACGATCCATATGTTGCAAAAGCACGTATAGAAGGCTTTAGGTCGAGAGCGGCATATAAACTACTTGAAATTCATGAAAAATTTAAACTTTTTACTCCTAATATGAAAATTGTTGATCTAGGAGCAGCCCCTGGGGGATGGAGCCAAGTAGCTTCCAAGCTCATTAAAGCTTCGGATAATAGCCTCAATAATAAAATAATCTCTATCGATTTGTTAGAAATCGAACCTATTATCGGAGTTGAGTTTCTTCAAAAAGACTTTTTTGAAGAAAATACGGAAGAATTAATTATTCAGGTTTTAGACGGTAAAGCTGATATAGTAATGAGTGATATGGCATCAAATACCACAGGTCATAAAGCTACAGACCACATACGAACCTTACTGTTATGTGAGCAAGCTTTTGAATTTGCTTTAAAAGTATTAAAGCCATCTGGTCATTTTATTGCTAAAATTTTTCGTGGCGGTGCAGAAAATGAATTATTAAATAAAGTGAAGTGTGAATTTAAAACGGTAAAACATTTTAAACCTTCGTCCAGCCGCAGCGAATCTACAGAAATATATTTAGTTGCTATAAATAAAAAATAA
- the bamA gene encoding outer membrane protein assembly factor BamA: protein MKIRSMSSKLTILLLTIFYYHIALADSVIHKITIEGNHRVERSTIESYLKLKVGETYNNSKEDEAIKRLYATSLFRNINMHITNEGNLIVGVTETPFISSVVFSGNSKIKTHMLAKEIYTMSGESLSQAKIELDVKKILEIYKRSGRFATTVTPKIEHLENNRVKVIFDIAEGPKTAIKYIYFSGNENYSDSELKSVILTKESRWFRFLESNDTYDPDRVEYDQELLREFYQSVGFADFRVISASAELNNTKEYFTITYSIDEGEKYSFGNVTIDNKLPNINITSLNKIVTIKQGKVFNMKTVDDMAKKIGEYFTANGYHAVNVYPDIIKNANHTADIKFIIEKADKVYINKINIINNLKTEDYVIRREFKTEEGDIINRSYIEKGERNLRNLDYFEKVAISLAPTKAKDKYDVDVEVDEKSTSSIGFDLGYNTAGGLFGRFSFLERNLVGTGKLLNTGVQVSKNSTSYYGGITEPNFLDRDLSLGVNAFRNYTGRGASVLNTTDQNYKLNSTGVKISLGYEIKETLGHEIDYLIKRDILSAPSQSSSIFLNEQMGRFITSAIGHTITYDQTDSKIVPKNGYLISGTQEFAGVGGDNKYIKHEVDGKYYKSFIHNKLTLKLSAAGGDIAGLGGKIVRISDRFNLGDYSLRGFASGGVGPREKNTNEGLGGERYYTFSTELNFPTPVPEEFNLTGAVFMDLGSVWGVGLNKKQYKTPNGFYNDKSLRTSIGFGFIWVTRFAPIRMDWGFPVKKKKYDDTQHFHLRFSTHL, encoded by the coding sequence GTGAAAATCAGATCAATGAGTAGTAAGTTAACAATTTTATTATTAACAATTTTTTATTATCATATTGCATTAGCTGACTCTGTAATTCATAAAATAACTATCGAAGGTAACCATAGGGTTGAGCGTTCTACTATTGAGAGCTATTTAAAGCTTAAGGTAGGAGAAACCTATAATAATTCTAAAGAAGATGAGGCAATAAAACGTTTATATGCCACCTCACTTTTTAGAAATATAAATATGCATATAACAAATGAGGGTAATTTAATAGTTGGCGTTACTGAAACTCCTTTTATAAGTAGTGTAGTATTTAGCGGTAATTCTAAAATCAAAACCCATATGCTCGCTAAAGAAATTTATACAATGTCTGGCGAATCTCTTAGCCAAGCTAAAATCGAATTAGACGTAAAAAAAATATTAGAAATTTATAAACGTAGCGGACGTTTTGCTACTACAGTAACACCTAAAATCGAACATTTAGAAAACAACAGAGTTAAGGTTATTTTTGATATAGCAGAAGGGCCAAAAACCGCTATTAAGTATATTTATTTTAGTGGTAATGAAAATTATAGTGATTCAGAACTTAAATCTGTTATCTTAACTAAAGAATCTCGTTGGTTTCGTTTTTTAGAAAGTAACGATACGTACGATCCTGATAGAGTGGAATATGATCAAGAATTACTGAGAGAGTTTTATCAATCTGTAGGTTTTGCAGATTTTAGAGTAATTTCAGCATCGGCAGAACTCAATAATACTAAAGAATATTTCACCATTACCTACTCCATTGACGAGGGAGAAAAATATAGCTTCGGTAATGTTACGATAGACAATAAATTACCTAATATAAATATAACATCGCTTAATAAAATTGTTACTATTAAGCAAGGTAAGGTTTTCAATATGAAAACGGTTGATGATATGGCTAAAAAAATCGGAGAATATTTTACGGCAAACGGTTACCATGCTGTAAATGTTTATCCGGATATAATAAAAAATGCTAATCATACTGCAGATATTAAATTTATTATTGAGAAAGCCGATAAGGTTTATATTAATAAAATTAATATTATTAATAACCTTAAAACCGAAGACTATGTTATAAGAAGAGAATTTAAAACAGAAGAAGGTGACATAATTAACCGTTCATATATTGAAAAAGGTGAGCGTAATCTTAGAAATTTAGATTATTTTGAGAAAGTAGCAATTAGCTTGGCTCCGACTAAAGCTAAAGATAAATATGATGTTGATGTTGAAGTTGATGAAAAATCTACTTCCTCTATAGGTTTTGATTTAGGATATAATACTGCCGGTGGTTTATTCGGACGTTTCTCTTTCCTAGAGCGTAATTTGGTCGGTACCGGTAAACTTCTTAACACCGGTGTACAAGTAAGTAAAAACAGTACAAGCTATTATGGCGGTATTACTGAACCCAATTTTTTAGATCGCGATTTATCACTTGGTGTAAACGCATTTAGAAACTATACCGGGCGCGGTGCCAGTGTATTAAATACAACAGATCAAAACTATAAATTAAACTCTACAGGAGTCAAAATCTCTCTTGGTTATGAAATTAAAGAAACTTTAGGTCACGAAATAGATTATTTAATCAAACGTGATATTTTAAGTGCCCCATCCCAATCAAGCTCAATATTCTTAAATGAGCAAATGGGAAGATTTATCACTTCTGCTATAGGACATACTATTACTTATGATCAAACCGATAGTAAAATTGTTCCAAAGAACGGTTATTTGATAAGCGGCACGCAAGAATTTGCTGGCGTTGGAGGCGATAATAAATATATAAAACATGAAGTTGACGGTAAATATTATAAATCTTTCATACATAACAAGCTTACTTTAAAACTATCTGCTGCCGGTGGTGATATTGCAGGGCTTGGAGGAAAAATCGTTAGAATCTCAGATCGTTTTAATTTAGGTGATTATAGTTTAAGAGGTTTTGCAAGCGGTGGTGTCGGACCTCGTGAAAAAAACACTAATGAAGGGCTTGGCGGTGAGAGGTATTATACATTCTCAACAGAGCTTAATTTTCCTACTCCTGTACCTGAGGAATTTAATTTAACCGGTGCAGTCTTTATGGATTTAGGAAGTGTTTGGGGGGTAGGTCTAAATAAGAAACAATATAAAACTCCAAACGGTTTTTATAACGACAAATCGCTTAGAACTTCCATTGGTTTCGGCTTTATTTGGGTAACACGTTTTGCACCGATTAGAATGGATTGGGGCTTCCCGGTTAAGAAGAAGAAATACGATGATACGCAGCACTTCCATTTAAGGTTTTCGACGCATTTATAA
- the rseP gene encoding RIP metalloprotease RseP, with translation MLSIIGFIITISILVFIHEFGHYCIARYFNVKVEDFSIGFGKELIGITDTKGVRWKICLIPLGGYVKIYGYDRSLVEQTKEVNEKVAFYAKSCLERFLIVAAGPLINYLLAIIIFAGFYCYFGKTEIPPIISDVVALSPAERADLREGDKIVKVNNKSVKDFVDVQKEILINGFSSSTLTIERKSEEFTVNIMPQEIIISPHEEKKVKKTLHIGIIAKNEPIHTKIGILRGFWEAINTTIDMSALTLKAISQMIVGKRSLDEIGGPVAIAKESGKSIAGGTQMYLLFIAMLSVNLGLLNLLPIPVLDGGHLIFIIYEAITDRLPNPQTKNILLQLGAAIIIFLIILSVFNDIQNLLS, from the coding sequence ATGCTATCTATAATCGGGTTTATTATAACCATCAGCATCTTGGTATTTATCCATGAATTTGGGCATTATTGTATTGCTAGATATTTCAATGTAAAAGTTGAAGATTTCTCGATAGGTTTCGGTAAAGAACTAATAGGCATTACCGATACAAAAGGAGTTAGGTGGAAGATTTGTCTTATACCTCTTGGTGGTTATGTCAAGATTTACGGCTATGATCGCAGCCTTGTGGAGCAGACTAAAGAAGTTAACGAAAAAGTAGCTTTTTATGCTAAATCTTGTTTAGAACGTTTTTTAATAGTTGCGGCAGGTCCGTTAATTAATTATTTACTTGCCATAATAATATTTGCAGGTTTTTATTGTTACTTTGGAAAAACCGAGATTCCTCCTATAATAAGCGATGTAGTAGCTTTATCACCGGCAGAAAGAGCAGACTTAAGAGAAGGAGATAAAATTGTTAAGGTTAACAATAAATCTGTTAAAGATTTCGTGGACGTACAGAAAGAAATATTAATTAACGGCTTTAGCTCTTCTACTTTAACTATAGAAAGAAAAAGTGAGGAATTTACTGTTAATATAATGCCTCAAGAAATAATTATATCGCCTCACGAAGAAAAGAAAGTTAAGAAAACTCTTCACATCGGTATTATAGCTAAAAATGAACCTATTCATACTAAAATAGGAATTTTAAGAGGATTTTGGGAAGCTATTAATACTACTATAGATATGTCCGCTTTAACTCTAAAAGCAATATCGCAAATGATTGTAGGAAAACGTTCATTAGATGAGATAGGAGGGCCGGTAGCTATTGCTAAAGAGTCAGGAAAATCTATAGCGGGTGGAACCCAAATGTATCTATTATTTATAGCTATGCTTTCCGTTAACTTAGGATTACTGAACTTACTACCTATACCGGTGCTTGACGGCGGACATTTGATATTTATAATCTATGAAGCAATTACCGATAGATTACCGAATCCTCAAACTAAAAATATTTTGTTACAATTAGGAGCAGCAATAATAATTTTTCTTATTATACTCTCTGTTTTCAACGATATACAAAATTTACTTTCCTAA
- a CDS encoding DUF2674 domain-containing protein yields the protein MQSPAQKVISFSEHKSDIERITKSIEEGWAIVKLVPNKDRFIGLLEKISHAEDETIYIPPIKKIIVN from the coding sequence ATGCAAAGTCCAGCACAAAAAGTGATATCTTTTTCAGAGCATAAATCTGATATAGAACGCATAACGAAATCAATAGAAGAAGGGTGGGCGATAGTAAAGCTAGTACCTAATAAAGACCGTTTTATCGGACTTTTAGAAAAGATTTCGCATGCTGAAGATGAAACAATCTATATTCCTCCAATAAAAAAGATAATAGTTAATTAA
- a CDS encoding DHA2 family efflux MFS transporter permease subunit — translation MSNDNLQPPALSKKQLFAFFGMVVGMFMSVLDIQIVASSLSVIAAGLAASSDELSWVQTSYLIAEVIIIPITGFLARLLSTRVSYFIAALGFTVMSVLCALATNIESIIIFRALQGFFGGAMIPTVFSTVFIIFPASQRPTVTILIGLVVTVAPTLGPTLGGYITEILSWHFMFVLNVIPGIFVCTVVFLYGDFDKPNYKLLKNFDFLGILLMALTLGLLQYVLEEGNKKGWLEDNLILFLSIAVALGFILLIIRELTCINPILDLKTFLDKDFTFGCLYSFVMGIGLYGAVYILPLFLFTIAGYNTLQIGATMMVTGGAQFLSAPLAGRMLGLGVDLRLMLIIGLGGFALGCHLNSFLTPDSKFAAFVLPQVVRGLSLMFCFIPTNNVALGNMPKERVGNASGLYNLTRNLGGAVGLAIISTILTNDTKIFMQYLSENISSTSIIALEYLDSYTELLSGKALHPDTASYLLLANKLNNDAFVIAINNIFNMIGLLFVFIMLLIPFTSNIKLTGNVNAH, via the coding sequence ATGTCAAATGATAATTTACAACCACCTGCCCTTTCTAAAAAGCAATTGTTTGCTTTTTTTGGTATGGTTGTCGGAATGTTCATGTCGGTACTTGATATTCAAATTGTCGCTAGCTCATTATCTGTAATAGCTGCAGGTCTTGCCGCTTCAAGCGATGAACTTTCTTGGGTTCAAACATCTTACTTAATAGCTGAAGTTATCATTATTCCTATTACCGGCTTTTTAGCAAGGTTACTTTCTACTAGAGTTTCTTATTTCATTGCAGCTTTAGGGTTTACTGTTATGAGCGTGTTATGTGCGCTTGCAACTAATATTGAATCCATTATTATCTTTAGAGCATTACAAGGATTTTTTGGCGGTGCTATGATACCAACGGTCTTTAGTACCGTTTTTATAATTTTTCCTGCATCACAACGTCCTACTGTTACTATCTTAATTGGACTTGTCGTAACTGTTGCCCCTACTTTAGGACCTACACTCGGTGGATATATTACAGAGATTTTATCATGGCATTTTATGTTTGTACTAAACGTCATACCCGGTATTTTTGTATGCACGGTAGTATTTTTATATGGGGATTTTGATAAACCAAATTATAAATTACTGAAAAATTTTGATTTTCTCGGTATATTATTAATGGCTTTAACGCTCGGCTTATTACAATATGTTTTAGAAGAAGGAAATAAAAAAGGTTGGCTTGAGGATAATTTAATATTATTCTTAAGTATTGCAGTAGCTTTAGGTTTTATTCTATTAATCATTAGAGAACTAACCTGTATTAATCCAATTTTAGATTTAAAAACATTCCTTGATAAAGACTTTACTTTTGGTTGCCTTTATTCATTCGTTATGGGTATTGGATTATACGGGGCAGTATATATATTGCCGCTATTTCTCTTTACTATTGCCGGATATAATACATTACAAATCGGGGCTACTATGATGGTAACGGGCGGAGCACAATTTTTATCTGCACCACTTGCCGGTAGGATGTTAGGGCTAGGGGTAGATTTACGCCTGATGCTTATTATAGGGCTTGGAGGGTTTGCTCTTGGATGCCATTTGAATAGTTTTCTAACACCTGATTCTAAATTTGCTGCCTTTGTGCTGCCTCAAGTTGTTAGAGGGCTTTCCTTAATGTTTTGTTTTATACCGACTAATAATGTAGCGCTTGGCAATATGCCAAAAGAACGAGTAGGTAACGCTAGCGGGCTTTATAATCTTACTCGTAATTTAGGAGGAGCGGTAGGGCTTGCAATAATCAGCACTATACTTACTAATGATACTAAAATCTTTATGCAATATTTATCGGAAAATATCTCGTCTACTTCTATAATTGCATTAGAATACCTAGATTCTTATACTGAATTATTAAGCGGAAAAGCGCTGCATCCTGACACAGCATCATATTTGTTATTAGCAAACAAATTAAATAATGATGCTTTTGTAATTGCAATAAATAATATATTTAATATGATAGGACTGTTATTTGTATTTATAATGCTACTAATACCTTTTACTTCAAATATCAAATTAACCGGCAATGTTAATGCTCACTAA
- the nusB gene encoding transcription antitermination factor NusB — MSSNKINKKSIARIAAVQAIYQNILQNNDDMDDIMQNVLSFYRNDSSITNLTGNLKISLSISHFKILVKSVFENINKLDEIIDNHLTNDKDPAHMPILLRALLRAGIYELLFYPTTPAKVVINEYTDIANDMLNGYEIGFVNSVLDTIAKEKNKIS, encoded by the coding sequence ATGAGTTCAAATAAAATTAATAAAAAATCGATTGCACGTATTGCAGCAGTGCAAGCTATTTATCAAAACATATTGCAAAATAACGACGATATGGATGATATCATGCAAAATGTACTTTCTTTTTATCGAAATGATAGTTCTATAACAAATTTAACGGGCAATTTAAAAATATCATTAAGTATAAGTCATTTTAAAATCCTGGTAAAGTCAGTATTTGAAAATATTAATAAACTAGACGAAATTATCGACAATCATTTGACAAATGATAAAGATCCCGCACATATGCCGATCTTACTACGAGCTTTATTGCGTGCTGGTATATATGAGCTATTGTTCTATCCTACTACGCCTGCTAAAGTAGTAATTAACGAATATACGGATATAGCAAATGATATGTTAAATGGATACGAGATCGGTTTTGTTAATTCGGTATTAGACACAATAGCCAAAGAGAAGAATAAAATTTCATGA
- a CDS encoding 16S rRNA (uracil(1498)-N(3))-methyltransferase has product MRFNRIYINSRLAENSKIELASDHVHYVKTVLRLKVNDGLRIFNGTEGEFLAHITAIGKHNISVRLKEQLKKPYTESALTLAVAIIKQDKLMLAINMATQLGITKIIPLITSRCQFRTVNIERLTKCVIEATEQSERLIPPIIEKAITIQDCLKKHNNFMLYANEHEKEENSILRISSLLDNNIAIIIGPEGGFTNDELELLASYKNTKSVSLGSNILRAETAVITAIVQVKLLGRNCEEQSDVVIQKNNKKML; this is encoded by the coding sequence ATGAGATTTAATCGTATTTATATTAATAGTCGTTTAGCTGAAAATAGCAAGATAGAATTAGCAAGTGATCATGTTCATTATGTTAAAACGGTGCTACGCCTTAAAGTAAATGATGGTTTGCGTATCTTTAACGGTACGGAAGGAGAATTTTTAGCACACATTACCGCTATAGGTAAGCATAACATATCGGTTAGGCTTAAAGAACAGTTAAAAAAGCCTTATACAGAATCTGCATTAACTCTTGCTGTTGCTATAATAAAGCAAGATAAATTAATGCTTGCAATAAATATGGCTACGCAACTCGGTATAACTAAAATTATTCCGTTAATTACTAGTCGGTGTCAATTTAGAACAGTAAATATAGAACGTTTAACGAAATGTGTTATTGAGGCTACAGAGCAATCAGAACGTCTTATTCCCCCGATAATTGAAAAAGCTATCACAATACAAGATTGTCTTAAAAAGCATAATAATTTTATGTTATATGCTAATGAACATGAAAAAGAAGAAAATTCTATATTACGAATTTCATCATTACTGGATAATAATATAGCTATTATTATTGGACCGGAGGGAGGTTTTACTAATGATGAACTGGAACTTCTTGCTTCATACAAGAATACAAAATCCGTCAGTTTAGGAAGTAATATATTACGTGCTGAAACAGCAGTAATAACTGCTATAGTACAAGTGAAGTTGTTAGGTCGTAATTGCGAGGAGCAAAGCGACGTGGTAATCCAGAAAAATAATAAAAAAATGCTATAA
- a CDS encoding type II toxin-antitoxin system RatA family toxin yields the protein MASFEQIKVLPYQLQKLFDLVWDVESYPKFLPWCSASRIISANNQEVIAELVIQLKGFSEKYNSRVTSEITDDGIYLINTVAISGPFEYLTSTWQFVPCTAGTELKFFIDFKMKSVILDKLIGTYFSKATEKMIIAFEKRAKEVIK from the coding sequence ATGGCATCATTTGAGCAAATTAAGGTTTTACCTTACCAACTGCAGAAATTGTTTGATTTGGTGTGGGATGTAGAGTCTTATCCTAAATTCTTACCTTGGTGTTCTGCTTCTAGAATCATTTCAGCAAACAATCAAGAGGTTATTGCTGAATTAGTAATTCAGTTAAAAGGCTTTTCAGAAAAATATAACTCACGAGTTACAAGCGAAATAACAGATGATGGAATATATTTGATTAATACGGTAGCTATTTCAGGACCTTTTGAATATTTAACAAGTACTTGGCAATTTGTTCCATGCACAGCAGGAACGGAATTAAAATTCTTTATTGATTTTAAAATGAAATCCGTAATACTGGATAAATTAATCGGCACTTATTTTAGCAAAGCAACCGAAAAAATGATTATAGCTTTTGAAAAGAGAGCTAAAGAGGTTATTAAATAA